In the genome of Kitasatospora cathayae, one region contains:
- a CDS encoding IS481 family transposase gives MPHRNAPLTETGRLRLARCVVDDGWPLRRAAERFQVSPTTAKRWADRYRALGEAGMSDLSSRPHRSPRRTPSRTERRIIKVRVLRRWGPARIAYLLRLNPATVHRVLTRYRLARLAHLDRATARPVRRYERAAPGELVHVDIKKLGNIPDGGGHKVLGREAGRKTRSGAGYSYLHNAVDDHSRLAYSEILPDERKETATAFWARASEFFARAGITVQRVLTDNGSCYRSRTWRDALAAEGITHKRTRPYRPQTNGKVERFNRTLLDEWAYARPYRTEQERRDAYPAWLHTYNHHRGHTALAGKPPASRVPNLTSQNT, from the coding sequence ATGCCACACCGTAACGCACCGCTGACCGAGACCGGACGCCTGCGCCTGGCCCGCTGCGTGGTCGACGACGGCTGGCCGTTGCGGCGGGCCGCCGAGCGCTTCCAGGTCTCACCCACCACGGCCAAGCGCTGGGCGGACCGCTACCGGGCGCTGGGCGAGGCCGGTATGAGCGACCTCTCCAGCCGCCCGCACCGCAGCCCCCGGCGGACCCCGTCGCGCACCGAGCGGCGGATCATCAAGGTCCGCGTCCTGCGCCGCTGGGGCCCGGCCCGCATCGCCTACCTGCTGCGGCTCAACCCAGCGACCGTGCACCGCGTGCTGACCCGCTACCGGCTCGCCCGCCTGGCCCATCTGGACCGCGCGACCGCCCGCCCGGTGCGGCGCTACGAACGCGCCGCACCGGGCGAGTTGGTCCACGTCGACATCAAGAAGCTCGGCAACATCCCCGACGGCGGCGGCCACAAGGTCCTGGGCCGTGAGGCCGGCCGCAAGACCCGTTCCGGCGCGGGCTACAGCTACCTCCACAACGCCGTGGACGACCACTCCCGCCTGGCCTACAGCGAGATCCTGCCCGACGAGCGCAAGGAGACCGCCACCGCCTTCTGGGCCCGGGCAAGCGAGTTCTTCGCCCGGGCCGGGATCACCGTCCAGCGCGTGCTGACCGACAACGGCTCCTGCTACCGCTCCCGGACCTGGCGCGATGCCCTCGCGGCCGAAGGCATCACGCACAAGCGAACCCGGCCCTACCGGCCCCAGACCAACGGCAAGGTCGAACGCTTCAACCGCACCCTGCTCGACGAATGGGCCTACGCCAGGCCCTACCGCACCGAACAGGAACGCCGCGACGCCTACCCCGCCTGGCTCCACACCTACAATCACCACCGCGGACACACAGCACTCGCAGGCAAGCCACCCGCCAGCCGCGTCCCCAACCTCACGAGTCAGAACACCTAG
- a CDS encoding DUF397 domain-containing protein codes for MPSSEWQKSSYSASGNECVEVRAIDRLIELRESDEGHLILRTTPTALSALLDGIKAGEFDHHA; via the coding sequence ATGCCTAGCTCGGAGTGGCAGAAGTCCAGTTACAGTGCCTCAGGCAACGAGTGCGTCGAAGTACGCGCGATAGACCGCCTGATCGAGCTCCGCGAGTCCGACGAGGGACACCTCATCCTTCGCACCACCCCGACCGCCCTCTCCGCCCTCCTCGACGGCATCAAAGCCGGCGAATTCGACCACCACGCCTAA
- a CDS encoding right-handed parallel beta-helix repeat-containing protein yields the protein MSLQTSRRTLAAATVAAMTAAAGLVGVVPSQAAPVATRVQCPTDDLQTAINDASAGSTLLVSGTCTGNFVLTKNLTIRGVSGATLDGNHNGSVVVLFAAAQVTLTGLTITNGTGANNGGGIFMDSGTALTLDHSTVTGNSASSGGGIDSFNSTLTLDHSTVTNNSATFGGGGISTSFGTATLKNSTVSNNTTPGQGGGIEVGTSTVNLDHSMVEGNSANVGGGIINAGGGSPNSGTVTLTSSTVQNNTALGGGGIYEGLNAGPVTLIRSTVINNTPDNCAPPGSVPGCTG from the coding sequence ATGTCCCTGCAGACAAGCCGACGGACCCTGGCCGCCGCCACCGTCGCCGCGATGACGGCAGCGGCCGGCCTGGTCGGCGTCGTCCCGTCCCAGGCAGCCCCGGTGGCGACCCGAGTACAGTGCCCCACCGACGATCTCCAGACGGCGATCAACGACGCCAGCGCCGGATCAACGCTGCTGGTGAGCGGCACCTGCACCGGCAACTTCGTCCTCACCAAAAACCTGACCATCAGGGGCGTCAGCGGCGCGACACTCGACGGCAACCACAACGGCAGCGTCGTCGTGCTCTTCGCAGCGGCCCAGGTGACACTCACCGGCCTGACCATCACCAACGGCACCGGCGCCAACAACGGAGGCGGCATTTTCATGGACTCCGGCACCGCGCTGACGCTCGACCACTCCACCGTGACGGGCAACTCGGCCTCGTCAGGCGGAGGCATCGACAGCTTCAACAGCACGCTGACACTGGACCACTCCACCGTGACGAACAACTCCGCCACCTTCGGGGGCGGCGGCATCTCCACTTCCTTCGGCACGGCAACGCTGAAGAACTCCACGGTGAGCAACAACACGACGCCGGGCCAGGGCGGCGGCATCGAAGTCGGCACCAGCACGGTCAACCTGGACCACTCCATGGTGGAGGGCAACAGCGCCAACGTCGGCGGAGGCATCATCAACGCGGGCGGTGGCAGCCCCAACAGCGGCACGGTGACGCTGACCTCGTCCACGGTCCAGAACAACACCGCACTCGGCGGCGGTGGCATCTACGAGGGCCTCAACGCCGGTCCCGTGACGCTGATCCGCTCCACGGTCATCAACAACACCCCCGACAACTGCGCACCCCCCGGGTCCGTCCCCGGCTGCACCGGCTGA
- a CDS encoding carbon-nitrogen hydrolase family protein, which produces MKIAAAQLSCVPAYIPANVRQLVALANHVGPSGPWTGCGGAALWAPGGTLLAEADDHSTTVAIADIPEAS; this is translated from the coding sequence ATGAAGATCGCTGCCGCCCAGCTGTCCTGCGTCCCCGCCTACATCCCGGCCAACGTCCGGCAACTCGTCGCCCTCGCCAACCACGTCGGCCCCTCCGGCCCCTGGACCGGCTGCGGCGGCGCCGCCCTGTGGGCCCCCGGCGGCACCCTCCTCGCCGAGGCCGACGACCACTCCACCACCGTCGCCATCGCCGACATCCCTGAGGCCTCCTGA
- a CDS encoding fatty acid desaturase family protein, giving the protein MTKPAPEILRAAAPQPDGGGSDFAQLSRRIAAEGLLDRRPVYYAVRAGLVLFAFLDGWWALFALGDTWWQLALAAVMAGVFAQVGLLSHDLAHRQVFSRRLPSEVGGRIAANLLMGMSYGWWMNKHTRHHANPNHETRDPDVSPDLVVWSQRQARQASGLARFIGRRQAYLFFPLLLLEGLNLSFNSFRALRSPAVKRPLLEGVLLVVHFAAYFGLVFAALPLGKAVAFLAVHQALLGVYLGCVFAPNHKGMLMVTPEMRLDFLRRQVLTSRNVRGGLLLDAVMGGLNYQVEHHLFPSMPTPALGRAARITREFCAEKGIPYYETGLLRSYREILAHLHRTGEPIRSGG; this is encoded by the coding sequence ATGACCAAGCCCGCTCCCGAGATCCTGCGGGCCGCCGCCCCGCAGCCGGACGGCGGCGGCAGCGACTTCGCCCAGCTGAGCCGCCGGATAGCCGCCGAGGGACTGCTCGACCGGCGCCCGGTGTATTACGCCGTGCGCGCCGGACTGGTGCTCTTCGCGTTCCTGGACGGCTGGTGGGCCCTGTTCGCGCTGGGCGACACCTGGTGGCAGCTCGCCCTGGCCGCCGTGATGGCCGGGGTGTTCGCCCAGGTCGGCCTGCTCTCCCACGACCTGGCGCACCGCCAGGTGTTCAGCCGGCGCCTGCCGAGCGAGGTCGGCGGCCGGATCGCCGCCAACCTGCTGATGGGCATGAGCTACGGCTGGTGGATGAACAAGCACACCCGCCACCACGCCAATCCCAACCACGAGACCCGGGACCCGGACGTCTCCCCGGACCTCGTCGTGTGGTCGCAGCGGCAGGCCCGGCAGGCGAGCGGCCTCGCCCGGTTCATCGGCCGCCGCCAGGCGTACCTGTTCTTCCCGCTGCTCCTGCTGGAGGGCCTCAACCTCAGCTTCAACAGCTTCCGCGCGCTGCGGAGCCCTGCGGTGAAGCGCCCGCTGCTGGAGGGCGTCCTGCTGGTGGTCCACTTCGCGGCCTACTTCGGCCTGGTCTTCGCCGCTCTGCCGCTCGGCAAGGCGGTCGCCTTCCTCGCCGTGCACCAGGCGCTGCTCGGCGTCTACCTGGGCTGCGTCTTCGCCCCGAACCACAAGGGCATGCTGATGGTGACGCCGGAGATGCGGCTCGACTTCCTGCGCCGCCAGGTGCTCACCTCGCGCAACGTGCGCGGTGGCCTGCTCCTGGACGCGGTGATGGGCGGCCTCAACTACCAGGTGGAGCACCACCTCTTCCCCAGCATGCCGACCCCCGCGCTCGGGCGGGCCGCCCGGATCACCCGGGAGTTCTGCGCGGAGAAGGGCATCCCGTACTACGAGACCGGCCTGCTCCGCTCGTACCGGGAGATCCTGGCCCATCTGCACCGGACGGGCGAGCCGATCCGCTCCGGGGGCTGA